The following coding sequences are from one Lolium rigidum isolate FL_2022 chromosome 6, APGP_CSIRO_Lrig_0.1, whole genome shotgun sequence window:
- the LOC124663237 gene encoding serine/threonine protein phosphatase 2A 55 kDa regulatory subunit B beta isoform-like isoform X2 gives MNGTATPEPTEASAPTPQPPLDWRFSQVFGERGAGEDVQDVDIISAIEFNKTGHHLATGDRGGRVVLFERTDAKDHVSRKEAEKADYSISRHPEFRYKTEFQSHEPEFDYLKSLEIEEKINKIKWCQETNGASFLLSTNDKTIKFWKVQEKKVKKICEMNMNTSNAHVNGGPSTHVPNGGILKPGGLALLRMPVVTSQETSLAANCRRVYAHAHDYHINSISNNSDGETFISADDLRINLWNLEISNQSFNIVDVKPTNMEDLTEVITSAEFHPSHCNTLAYSSSKGSIRLVDLRQSALCDTHSKLFEQHESAGSRSFFTEIIASISDIKFSMDGRHILSRDYMTLKLWDVNMDSGPVATFQVHEYLRPKLCDLYENDSIFDKFECCQSGDGLRVATGSYSNIFRVFNCGAGDSEVTTLEATRNPTRRQAQNPARPVRSMTRNVRRENTGIDANGNSYDLSTKLLHLAWHPAENLIACAAANSLYMYYG, from the exons ATGAACGGCACGGCGACGCCCGAGCCCACGGAGGCATCGGCCCCGACCCCGCAGCCGCCGCTCGACTGGAGGTTCTCGCAGGTCTTCGGCGAGCGCGGAGCAGGCGAGGACGTCCAGGACG TTGATATCATCTCGGCAATAGAGTTCAATAAAACAGGACATCATCTTGCCACTGGGGACAGAGGGGGACGAGTTGTTTTGTTTGAAAGAACAGATGCCAAAGAT catgtcTCCAGAAAAGAGGCTGAGAAAGCTGATTATTCTATCAGCAGGCATCCAGAATTTCGTTACAAAACTGAGTTCCAAAGCCATGAACCAGAG TTCGATTACCTTAAAAGCttggaaattgaagagaagattaaCAAGATAAAGTGGTGCCAAGAAACAAATGGTGCGTCGTTTCTTCTGTCCACAAATGACAAAACGATAAAGTTTTGGAAG GTCCAAGAGAAGAAGGTTAAAAAGATATGTGAGATGAATATGAACACTTCAAATGCTCATGTGAATGGTGGCCCAAGCACACATGTTCCAAATGGTGGCATTTTAAAGCCTGGTGGACTTGCTTTACTTCGCATGCCTGTG GTTACAAGCCAAGAAACCAGTCTCGCTGCAAATTGTCGTAGAGTCTATGCTCATGCACACGACTACCACATCAATTCCATTTCAAATAACAG TGATGGTGAGACGTTCATATCAGCAGATGATTTACGGATAAATCTTTGGAATTTGGAAATCAGCAATCAAAGTTTCAATATTGTTGATGTTAAGCCAACAAACATGGAGGATCTCACTG AGGTTATAACATCTGCGGAGTTCCATCCTTCTCACTGTAATACGTTGGCATATAGTAGCTCAAAGGGCTCCATTCGACTTGTTGACCTGCGGCAATCAGCTCTTTGTGATACTCATTCCAAACT CTTTGAGCAGCATGAGTCAGCGGGTTCAAGATCCTTTTTTACTGAGATTATAGCCTCAATTTCAGACATAAAGTTCTCCATGGATGGGAGACATATTCTGAGTCGCGACTACATGACTCTGAAG CTATGGGATGTTAATATGGATTCTGGTCCAGTTGCGACGTTCCAGGTTCACGAGTATTTAAGGCCCAAG ttatgtgatttatatgaaAATGATTCAATTTTTGACAAATTTGAGTGTTGTCAAAGTGGAGATGGGTTGCGGGTAGCAACTGGTTCTTACAG CAACATTTTCCGTGTGTTCAATTGTGGTGCTGGTGACAGTGAGGTAACAACGCTTGAAGCAACTCGAAACCCTACAAG GAGGCAGGCCCAGAATCCTGCACGGCCTGTGAGATCTATGACAAGGAATGTTAGACGAG AGAACACTGGAATAGATGCCAATGGGAATTCCTACGACTTGAGCACAAAACTGCTCCATTTGGCATGGCACCCGGCAGAAAATCTAATTGCCTGTGCTGCAGCCAACAGCTTATACATGTACTATGGGTAA
- the LOC124663237 gene encoding serine/threonine protein phosphatase 2A 55 kDa regulatory subunit B beta isoform-like isoform X1, with translation MNGTATPEPTEASAPTPQPPLDWRFSQVFGERGAGEDVQDVDIISAIEFNKTGHHLATGDRGGRVVLFERTDAKDHVSRKEAEKADYSISRHPEFRYKTEFQSHEPEFDYLKSLEIEEKINKIKWCQETNGASFLLSTNDKTIKFWKVQEKKVKKICEMNMNTSNAHVNGGPSTHVPNGGILKPGGLALLRMPVVVTSQETSLAANCRRVYAHAHDYHINSISNNSDGETFISADDLRINLWNLEISNQSFNIVDVKPTNMEDLTEVITSAEFHPSHCNTLAYSSSKGSIRLVDLRQSALCDTHSKLFEQHESAGSRSFFTEIIASISDIKFSMDGRHILSRDYMTLKLWDVNMDSGPVATFQVHEYLRPKLCDLYENDSIFDKFECCQSGDGLRVATGSYSNIFRVFNCGAGDSEVTTLEATRNPTRRQAQNPARPVRSMTRNVRRENTGIDANGNSYDLSTKLLHLAWHPAENLIACAAANSLYMYYG, from the exons ATGAACGGCACGGCGACGCCCGAGCCCACGGAGGCATCGGCCCCGACCCCGCAGCCGCCGCTCGACTGGAGGTTCTCGCAGGTCTTCGGCGAGCGCGGAGCAGGCGAGGACGTCCAGGACG TTGATATCATCTCGGCAATAGAGTTCAATAAAACAGGACATCATCTTGCCACTGGGGACAGAGGGGGACGAGTTGTTTTGTTTGAAAGAACAGATGCCAAAGAT catgtcTCCAGAAAAGAGGCTGAGAAAGCTGATTATTCTATCAGCAGGCATCCAGAATTTCGTTACAAAACTGAGTTCCAAAGCCATGAACCAGAG TTCGATTACCTTAAAAGCttggaaattgaagagaagattaaCAAGATAAAGTGGTGCCAAGAAACAAATGGTGCGTCGTTTCTTCTGTCCACAAATGACAAAACGATAAAGTTTTGGAAG GTCCAAGAGAAGAAGGTTAAAAAGATATGTGAGATGAATATGAACACTTCAAATGCTCATGTGAATGGTGGCCCAAGCACACATGTTCCAAATGGTGGCATTTTAAAGCCTGGTGGACTTGCTTTACTTCGCATGCCTGTGGTA GTTACAAGCCAAGAAACCAGTCTCGCTGCAAATTGTCGTAGAGTCTATGCTCATGCACACGACTACCACATCAATTCCATTTCAAATAACAG TGATGGTGAGACGTTCATATCAGCAGATGATTTACGGATAAATCTTTGGAATTTGGAAATCAGCAATCAAAGTTTCAATATTGTTGATGTTAAGCCAACAAACATGGAGGATCTCACTG AGGTTATAACATCTGCGGAGTTCCATCCTTCTCACTGTAATACGTTGGCATATAGTAGCTCAAAGGGCTCCATTCGACTTGTTGACCTGCGGCAATCAGCTCTTTGTGATACTCATTCCAAACT CTTTGAGCAGCATGAGTCAGCGGGTTCAAGATCCTTTTTTACTGAGATTATAGCCTCAATTTCAGACATAAAGTTCTCCATGGATGGGAGACATATTCTGAGTCGCGACTACATGACTCTGAAG CTATGGGATGTTAATATGGATTCTGGTCCAGTTGCGACGTTCCAGGTTCACGAGTATTTAAGGCCCAAG ttatgtgatttatatgaaAATGATTCAATTTTTGACAAATTTGAGTGTTGTCAAAGTGGAGATGGGTTGCGGGTAGCAACTGGTTCTTACAG CAACATTTTCCGTGTGTTCAATTGTGGTGCTGGTGACAGTGAGGTAACAACGCTTGAAGCAACTCGAAACCCTACAAG GAGGCAGGCCCAGAATCCTGCACGGCCTGTGAGATCTATGACAAGGAATGTTAGACGAG AGAACACTGGAATAGATGCCAATGGGAATTCCTACGACTTGAGCACAAAACTGCTCCATTTGGCATGGCACCCGGCAGAAAATCTAATTGCCTGTGCTGCAGCCAACAGCTTATACATGTACTATGGGTAA